Genomic DNA from Streptomyces sp. NBC_01571:
CTTGGCCGTGGCCTCCGAGATCGGGACCCGGACGATGTCCGTGCCGCGCAGGGCGACCATCTTGCCGAAGTCGCCGTCGCGGACGGCCTCGATGGCGTGCAGACCGAAGCGGGTGGCGAGCCAGCGGTCGAAGGCACTGGGGGTACCGCCGCGCTGGACGTGGCCGAGGACCGTGGTGCGGGCCTCCTTGCCGGTGCGCCTCTCGATCTCCTTGGCCAGCCACTCCCCGACGCCGGAGAGCCGGACGTGGCCGAAGGAGTCGAGCGTGCCGTCCTTGAGCACCGCGTCGCCGTCCTTGGGCATGGCACCCTCGGCGACGACCACGATCGGCGCGTACGAGGCCTTGAAGCGTGACGTGACCCAGGCGCAGACCTGGTCGACGTCGAAGCGCTGTTCGGGGATGAGGATGACGTTCGCGCCGCCCGCGAGCCCGGAGTGGATGGCGATCCAGCCGGCGTGACGGCCCATCACCTCGACGACGAGGACGCGCATGTGCGACTCGGCGGTGGTGTGCAGGCGGTCGATCGCCTCCGTCGCGATGCCGACCGCCGTGTCGAAGCCGAACGTGTAGTCGGTGGCGGACAGGTCGTTGTCGATGGTCTTGGGGACACCGATGACATGGATGCCGTACTCGTCGTGGAGGCGCGCGGCCACGCCCAGGGTGTCCTCGCCGCCGATCGCGATGAGCGCCTCGACCTCCTGCTTGGCGAGGTTCTCCTTGATGCGCCGGATGCCGTTCTCCTGCTTGAGCGGATTCGTCCGCGAGGAGCCGAGGATGGTGCCGCCACGGGGCAGGATGCCGCGGACGGCGGGGATGTCGAGCCGGACGGTGTCGTTCTCGAGCGGTCCGCGCCAGCCGTCGCGGAAGCCGACGAAGTCGTAGTCGTACTCCTGCACGCCCTTGCGGACGATGCCCCGGATGACGGCGTTGAGTCCGGGGCAGTCGCCGCCTCCGGTCAGTACTCCGACCCGCATGGAAAAGTCCCTTCGCCGCGATTGCCTGAGGGGACTCACGTTAATAGTGATCCAGGTCACTTCGTCATGGGGCGGAAGGGCAATTCCATTGAAATGTGCGGGTGTTGATCACTCATCATTCACTCGATGGTGGACAACACCGTGTTTACGCCTCGTCAAGACCACGTTCTATGGCATAGCGAACCAGCTCCACCCGGTTGTGCAGCTGGAGCTTGCCCAGGGTGTTCTGCACATGGTTCTGGACCGTGCGGTGGGAGATGACCAGCCGCTCGGCGATCTGCTTGTAGCTCAGGCCCTTCGCCACCAGGCGGAGCACCTCGGTCTCGCGGTCGGTCAGCTGCGGGGCCTTGGGCTCGCCCGCTCCCGCGGCCGGCACCGGCTCGGAGGCGAGCCTGCGGTACTCGCCGAGGACCAGGCCCGCGAGCCCCGGGGTGAACACCGGGTCGCCGACCGCCGTACGGCGCACCGCGTCGGTCAGCTCCTCCGTGGACGCCGACTTCAGCAGATAGCCGGTCGCCCCGGACTTCACCGCCTCCAGGACGTCGGCGTGCTCACCGCTGGCCGACAGCACGAGGACGCGCAGCGCGGGGTTGGCTCCGACCAGCTCCTTGCAGACCTGGACACCGGGCTTGGCCGGCAGGTTCAGGTCGAGCACGAGAACGTCCGGGCCGACGGCCCGTGCACGCCGCACCGCCTGCTCGCCGTCGCCCGCCGTGGCCACCACGGCGAAACCGGCCGCGGCGAGATCACGGGCCACGGCGTCGCGCCACATGGGGTGGTCGTCCACCACCATGACCTTGATCGGGTCCTCGCCCACCTGCTGCTCCGCCTCCGTCGTGCCCGTCATGTCCGTCATCGCTGCTCCGCCTTCCCCCGTCAGACCCTCGGTCGGACCTTCGGTACCTTCAGCTCGACCTCGGTGCCCTGGCCCGGGACCGAGATCAGTTCGGCCGCGCCGCCCAGCTCGCGCAGCCGACCGCGGATCGACAGGGCCACGCCGAGCCGCCCCTCCCCCTCGGCCTGGGCGAGCCGCCCCTCCGGGATGCCCGGACCGTCGTCGCGCACGGTGACGATCACCGTGTCCGGCTCGTCCTCGACCAGGATCCACGCGCGGGCGCTCTCACCGACGTGCTTGCGCACATTGTCCAGGGCGGCGCCGACGGCCGCGGCCAGCTCCCGGGCGGCCACCGGGGGCAACGGCACCGGGGCGCCCGGCTCGGAGAGGGTCACGCGCGCGGTGGCGTACGGGGCGAGCAGCAGCCGCAGATCGACGGGGCTCCCGTCGTCGTCCGGCTCCTCGACGGCCCGTACGACCGCGCCGAGCGCGGCGTCCTCGGACACCCGCGAGACGGGCAGCAGACCGCCGGAGACCAGCGTGCGCAGCGCCACCTCCTGCTCGCCCGCCATCCGGCCCAGCTCCGCGGCCTCGCCGCCGAGGGCGCTGCCGCGCCGCTGCACCATGGCGAGAACCTGCAGGACCCCGTCGTGGATGTCCCGGGCGAGGCGCTCGCGTTCGCGGGTGGCGGCCTCGATCTCCAGGGCGCGGGCGAGGGTGAGCTCGGAGGCGCGGGCGACCTCGACGACGTAGCCGATGGCGATGGACGCGACCCAGACGAGGATCACGTTGTGGACGGTGTCGCGGGTGGGGGCGCCGCGCTCGACTAGGTTGGCGACCGCGACGAGCGTGGAGGCGAAGGCCGCCCAGCGCCAGCCGCCCTTGATGGCGAAGGCCAGGACGGAGCCCGCGGTCCATATCGACGGGAGCGTGGGGCCGCCGTCCACGATGCTGTGGTGGGTGACCGCGACCGGCGTGAGCAGGATGCCGGTGAGCGCCACGGCCAGGTCGACGGCGAGGAAGCGCTTGGTGCAGCTCGCCGCGTTCGCGACCCTGGGGAGGGTCGCCAGGGTCCAGACGAACAGGACGGCGTAGTAGCCGACGGCCACCCAGGGGTGGGCGAACCTGGCTGTCGCGGTGACGAAGAGCCCGATCGCGTACAGCATCGTCAGCACGCGGTACGCGGTGAGCGCACGCCACAGCGGCTGCTCGACCGACATCCTCATGACTCTCTCGCGCTTGGCCATGCCCCCCACCCCGCCGCCCCGACGAACGCGTCTAGGAGCCGGCCGCCCGTCCTTCTTCGGTCCCGGCCGCCTTCGCGGCCTCCCTCTGCGCCTGTTCGGCTTCCTTCTGCGCCTGCTTCTCGGCCTTCGCCGCGTCCGCGATCTGCCGCTTGGCGGCGGTCGCGTAGATGTCGACGTACTCCTGGCCGGAGAGCTTCATGATCTCGTACATGACCTCGTCGGTCACCGCGCGCAGCACGAAGCGGTCGTGCTCCATGCCCGCGTACCGGCCGAAGTCGAGCGGCTTGCCGATGCGGATGCCCGGGCGCATCAGCTTGGGCATCACCTTGCCCGGCGGCTGGATCTTCTCGGTGTCGATCATGGCGACCGGGATGACCGGGGCGCCGGTGGCGAGGGCCACGCGCGCGAGGCCGCCCGGCTTGCCGCGGTACAGGCGTCCGTCGGGCGAGCGCGTGCCCTCCGGATAGATGCCGAACAGCTCACCGCGCTCGATGACGTCGATACCGCTCTTGACCGCCGCCTCGCCCGCGCCGCGCCCGCCGGAGCGGTCCACCGGGAGCTGGCCCACGCCCTTGAAGAACGCGGCGGTCATCCTGCCCTTGACGCCGGGCGTCGTGAAGTACTCCGCCTTCGCGATGAAGGTCACCTTGCGGTCGAGGACCGCGGGCAGGAAGAACGAGTCCGAGAACGACAGATGATTGCTTGCCAGGATGGCGGGGCCCTCGGCGGGAATGTTCTCGAGGCCTTCCACCCAGGGCCTGAAGGCAAGCTTCAGCGGCCCTCCGATGGAAAACTTCATGGCGCCGTAGATCAACCGAATGCCTCCTGTGTCGTCGCTCAGACCTTATCCCGGGGGACTGTCAAAGGACCCGACGACCCTGGTCGGTGTCAGTGCGGTCGCGTACGGTGAAGTACGCCCGGATCTCCCGGGGTCGTGTTCCGCCTCCGTTCGGGTCGCCCGTCTTGTTCCGGTCCGCCCGCCTGCCTTGTCCCGTTCCGCCCGTCCTGACGAACAGGAGACCGAAGGTGCCGGTCCTTCCTGGAGCCGAGCCGTTCCGCCACGAGGGCGGAGAGGTCGGCGTCCTCCTCTGCCACGGTTTCACCGGGTCCCCCCAGTCACTGCGCCCCTGGGCCGAGTTCCTCGCCGAGCGCGGCCTGACCGTCGCGCTCCCGCTGCTGCCCGGACACGGCACGCGCTGGGAGGACATGCAGCTCACCGGCTGGCAGGACTGGTACGCGGAGGTGGACCGCGAACTGCGCGCCCTGCGGGAGCGCTGCACCAGGGTGTTCGTCTTCGGCCTCTCCCTGGGCGGCGCGCTGGCCCTGCGGCTGGCGGCGAAGCACGGGGACGAGGTGAGCGGCATCGTCGTCGTCAACCCGGCGAACAGGGTGCACGGGGCCGCCGCGTACGCCCTCCCCGTGCTCCGTCACTTCGTACCGACCGTGGGCGGCATCGCGAGCGACATCGCCAAGGAGGGCGTCACGGAACTGGGCTACGACCGGGTGCCCCTGCGGGCCGCGCACTCCATGCGGAACTTCTACCGGATCGTCGACGGGGAGCTGCCCCAGGTCACCCAGCCGCTCCTGCTGCTGCGCAGCCCGCAGGACCATGTGGTGCCGCCGGTGGACTCGGCCCGCGTGCTGAGCCGGGTGTCGTCCACGGACGTGACGGAGATCCTCCTGGAACAGAGCTACCACGTGGCGACGTTGGACCATGACGCGGACCGGGTCTTCGAGGAGAGCTACGCGTTCATCGGCCGGCTCGCGCCCGGCGTCGGCGAGCGGTCCGGCGCGGTTCAGGCGGGTCAGCAGGAAGGGACGGCCACTGGTGGCTGAGCAGGACGCGGAGCGCGGCGAGCCCGACGAGAAGGGCGTACCCGTCGGCGGGCCCCCGGGGGACGAACAGAGTGTGCCGTTCGACGAGGACGCCGCGTGGCAGGCGATCGTCGAGGGCTACGGCGAGGAGCCGAAGGATCCGCCCGGCGCGAAGCCGTTCAAGTCGGTCGAGGACCTGGCACTCCTCGATCCCGAGACGAACGGCACCTCCGCAGGCCGCGGGGGCAGGCCCGAGCAGCGCGACAAGGGCGACAAGAACGGCACGGACGACGCCGGCCGGACGGACGAGGACGGGGACCGGCCCTCCGCGGCCCAGGCTCTCGGCAGCTCGGTCTCCTTCGCGCCCGGCGTCGGCGGTCCGCGCGACTACAGCACGGCGGAACCCGCCGAGGAGGACTTCGACGAGGACGACGAGGGCCATTTCGTACCGCCCGAGCCGCCTCCGCTGCCGGCCGCCGACACCACGGCCAAGTTCGCGTGGCTCGCCGTCATCGGCGGTCCGATCGTGCTCCTGCTGGCCGTCCTGCTCGGCTGGGACATGACCTGGTGGCTCGCCACCGTGGGTATCGGCGGCTTCCTCGGCGGCTTCGCCACCCTGGTGATGCGCATGAACCCCGACGACGAGGACGAGGACGATCCCGGGCGGGGCGCGGTGGTCTGAGACAGTCCCGGCACGTGCGTCCCGGGGCGGCCGTCCCGGGACCGACGCGTCAGGGGCGGGCGCCTCAGGACCGACGCCTCAGGACCGACGGCTCGGGGCTGAGGCCTCGGAACCGAGGCCTCAGGACGCGGGCACTCTGAGGGCGGCCAGTACGGGCAGGTGGTCCGTGGCCGCCCTCAGGTCCGTCTCCGTCACGCCGGGATGGCCCAGTGGCACCCCGCATCCCAGGATCTCTACTCCCTTCGTCGCGAAGACCGCGTCGATACGGCGGTGGGGCGCGTCGCGGATCCAGGTGTGCTCGGCGCCCCAGGGGCGGGTCGCCCAGCCGTCCTGGAGGGATGCCGCGAGGCGCTCGAAGGTGCGGCCGTCCGGGCGGTCGTTGAGGTCGCCGCCCGCCACGGCGTGCGGGGTGCCGAGGGCGGCCAGGCGGTCCAGGAGCATGCCGCCCTGCTCGTGACGCTCGTCCGCGTCGAGCGACAGGTGGCAGCTCAGCACGCCCAGGCGGGCGCCGCCGAAGCGGACGACGGCCGTGGCGAAGCCCCGGCGGAACTGGCCGGGGGTGAGCGGGAGCAGGACGTCCTCGGTGCGTTCGACGGTGGCCCGCAGGGAGCACAGCAGTGCGGGGCCGGCCGCCGGGGCACCACCGGACAGGATCATCTGGCCGGAGGCCGCCGCGAGACGGGCCAGCTTCTTGCGCCAGCGGAAGAAGCGGGGGGCTTCCTGGATCAGGACCAGGTCCGGTGCGCAGGCGCTGATCACGCGCGCGAGGGCGTCGGTGTCGTCGCGCATCGAGCGGATGTTGTAGCTGAGCACCCGGATCACGGCGGAGCCGTCGGGTTCGGTGTGGGAGTGGGGCAGCGGGGTCGTCGCCATGCGGATCAAGATACGGGGGCGCTCCGCTGGGTGGGGCGGAAATCGCGGTCGGTTCGGATCTCGGCCGCGGGGGCGTCGTGGCTGGTCGCGCAGTTCCCCGCGCCCCTGCGGGGGCACGGCAGTGCGCCGCACGCAGCTGCGAGGAGTCCGGCCCGGCGCCGCC
This window encodes:
- a CDS encoding 6-phosphofructokinase, with translation MRVGVLTGGGDCPGLNAVIRGIVRKGVQEYDYDFVGFRDGWRGPLENDTVRLDIPAVRGILPRGGTILGSSRTNPLKQENGIRRIKENLAKQEVEALIAIGGEDTLGVAARLHDEYGIHVIGVPKTIDNDLSATDYTFGFDTAVGIATEAIDRLHTTAESHMRVLVVEVMGRHAGWIAIHSGLAGGANVILIPEQRFDVDQVCAWVTSRFKASYAPIVVVAEGAMPKDGDAVLKDGTLDSFGHVRLSGVGEWLAKEIERRTGKEARTTVLGHVQRGGTPSAFDRWLATRFGLHAIEAVRDGDFGKMVALRGTDIVRVPISEATAKLKTVDPKLYEEVGVFFG
- a CDS encoding MacS family sensor histidine kinase, giving the protein MAKRERVMRMSVEQPLWRALTAYRVLTMLYAIGLFVTATARFAHPWVAVGYYAVLFVWTLATLPRVANAASCTKRFLAVDLAVALTGILLTPVAVTHHSIVDGGPTLPSIWTAGSVLAFAIKGGWRWAAFASTLVAVANLVERGAPTRDTVHNVILVWVASIAIGYVVEVARASELTLARALEIEAATRERERLARDIHDGVLQVLAMVQRRGSALGGEAAELGRMAGEQEVALRTLVSGGLLPVSRVSEDAALGAVVRAVEEPDDDGSPVDLRLLLAPYATARVTLSEPGAPVPLPPVAARELAAAVGAALDNVRKHVGESARAWILVEDEPDTVIVTVRDDGPGIPEGRLAQAEGEGRLGVALSIRGRLRELGGAAELISVPGQGTEVELKVPKVRPRV
- a CDS encoding carboxylesterase, yielding MPVLPGAEPFRHEGGEVGVLLCHGFTGSPQSLRPWAEFLAERGLTVALPLLPGHGTRWEDMQLTGWQDWYAEVDRELRALRERCTRVFVFGLSLGGALALRLAAKHGDEVSGIVVVNPANRVHGAAAYALPVLRHFVPTVGGIASDIAKEGVTELGYDRVPLRAAHSMRNFYRIVDGELPQVTQPLLLLRSPQDHVVPPVDSARVLSRVSSTDVTEILLEQSYHVATLDHDADRVFEESYAFIGRLAPGVGERSGAVQAGQQEGTATGG
- a CDS encoding response regulator transcription factor encodes the protein MVVDDHPMWRDAVARDLAAAGFAVVATAGDGEQAVRRARAVGPDVLVLDLNLPAKPGVQVCKELVGANPALRVLVLSASGEHADVLEAVKSGATGYLLKSASTEELTDAVRRTAVGDPVFTPGLAGLVLGEYRRLASEPVPAAGAGEPKAPQLTDRETEVLRLVAKGLSYKQIAERLVISHRTVQNHVQNTLGKLQLHNRVELVRYAIERGLDEA
- a CDS encoding 1-acyl-sn-glycerol-3-phosphate acyltransferase, translating into MKFSIGGPLKLAFRPWVEGLENIPAEGPAILASNHLSFSDSFFLPAVLDRKVTFIAKAEYFTTPGVKGRMTAAFFKGVGQLPVDRSGGRGAGEAAVKSGIDVIERGELFGIYPEGTRSPDGRLYRGKPGGLARVALATGAPVIPVAMIDTEKIQPPGKVMPKLMRPGIRIGKPLDFGRYAGMEHDRFVLRAVTDEVMYEIMKLSGQEYVDIYATAAKRQIADAAKAEKQAQKEAEQAQREAAKAAGTEEGRAAGS
- a CDS encoding endonuclease/exonuclease/phosphatase family protein is translated as MATTPLPHSHTEPDGSAVIRVLSYNIRSMRDDTDALARVISACAPDLVLIQEAPRFFRWRKKLARLAAASGQMILSGGAPAAGPALLCSLRATVERTEDVLLPLTPGQFRRGFATAVVRFGGARLGVLSCHLSLDADERHEQGGMLLDRLAALGTPHAVAGGDLNDRPDGRTFERLAASLQDGWATRPWGAEHTWIRDAPHRRIDAVFATKGVEILGCGVPLGHPGVTETDLRAATDHLPVLAALRVPAS